TCTTCGCCGCTTCGCCGCTTCCCGCCCGCCCGCTCCCCTGGTCGCCCCGCGAACCGACCATGGGAGGCAGACCGGCGGACCGTGGGCGACATCGCCCACGTCGACAGCTTGCCCACTACGGGAAGAATCACGCGGAACGCTTAACGTGACCGCAGATGATCAGAGGAGAAGATCCGTCGAGGGTCGGAGATCCCTCCCCGCGGTAACTCCCGTTTCAGTCGTCGGACCGCCCCCGCGCGTATCGGAAGAGGATGTTGTTGACGAATTTCGCTCCCGACCCGTCGATCACGGCCCGCAGATAACCGTGTTCCGCCTGCCCGCTCATCGCCTTCTGATGCCCGAGCAGATCGAACTCCGCGAGCGGAATCCAACGGCCGTTCACCAGCACCAGGCCCTTGTAGCCGAGGTCGTGGAGGTACTCGAGGGTGGGGGCGGCGGGAGATCGAGCTTCTTCGATCTCGACGAGCAGGTTCGGGCGCCATTTCCGGATGATGCCCTCGGCGCCGCGCAGCGCGGCGAGCTCATGACCCTCGACGTCGATCTTGACAAGCCCGACGTCGTCGAGCTCGAGGCTGTCGAGGCGGAAGGTCTCGACAGTGATGGAACGCCCGCCCGGGAGGGGACCGAGGGACGCCCGCCCCTCGGTGCCACGCCCTCCCTCAGGCAGGGACAGCTTTGCCGTACCTGCCTCGTCGGAGGCCGCCTTGGCGATCACGGTGACATTGGGGGAGGCCACGCGGGCGATGAACGCCGCGAGTTCCGGGTTGGGTTCGACGGTCACCACGGTCTGCGCGATGCGTGAGAGCCAGAAGGTCCACGGGCCGTACCATCCACCGACGTCCACCACCGTCTGACCCGGCGCGACCAGGGACCGGACCTGGCCGAGTACCGGCTCGAACCTGCGGTGAGCCAATGCGATGGCGTCTCCGAAGGCGCGATCGGGAATCAACCCGGCGACGACGCTCGCGACATTCATCTGAGTCGTACCTCTCTGTCATGCCGCCCAGGGAAATCCGGCCACCCACTCGCGCAACGGCCGAGTATCAAGTGACTACCGACCACCGCGACAGCTCGGCGGGATGTTACACCCGGCCACCTCGCCGGCCGGAGGGCCAGGGTATCTGTCGGGCTCTGCCGATGATGACGATCCGCAATGTGGCGACGGTTTTACGGGTGGCTCAGCGTGGCCACCCGAGCCGCTTCAATCACCCGCGGGCGGGCGGCGTATCGCCGGGTAGAGGACCTCAGCCGGGCCCCGGCGGTAGAGCGCGGCGGGCCGGCCTCCGTCGCGGGTGGTCGAGCGGCCCACGGGTTCCAGGAAGCCGCGGGTTCCGGTCACCTTGCGATGGAAGTTGCGCGGGTCGAGCGGGGCACCCCAGACGATCTCGTAGACCCGGCGCAGCTCGGCCACGGTGAACTCGACCGGGCAGAACGCGGTGGCCAGGGTCGTGTACTCCAGCTTCGACCGCGCCCGTTCCAGCCCGTCGGCGAGGATCGCCCCATGATCGAAGGCCAGGCCGGCGCCGTCCACCTCGCCCTCGCCGACCCCGCCCTCGCCGACCCCGCCGCGGGTCACCCGCTCCGCGCCGGCGACGGCGGCCACGGGGACGAACTCCGCCGCCGCCGCATCCGTTCCGGATCGCGGCTCGGGTAGATCGGGCGCGAGGGCGAGGAAGGCGATCGTGACGACTCTCGCCCGCGGGTCACGGTCGACAGCGCCGTAGGCGGCGAGCTGTTCCAGGTGCGCGCCCGGCCACCCGGCCGAACCGACACCCACCACGGCCGGCGCGGACGTGGCCCGAGCGGTGCCGGCGCCCCGTTCGGCCTGCGCGAAACCCCGTTCGGCTGGTGCCGGCTCGTCAAGCCGCAACCCGGTCTCCTCCGCGAGTTCCCGGCGGGCGGCCGCCCCGAGCGTCTCGTCCGGGCGGACGAAGCCACCGGGCAGTGCGAGCGCCCCCGCGAAGGGTTCCAGCGCACGGCGGACGAGCAGCACGCAGAGCTGATCGGCCCGGATCGTGAGGATCACCAGGTCGGCGGTGACCCCGTAGGGGGCGTAGCCGTCCACGGTCAGCTGGTTACCCGCGGGCGGGCTGCAAGGCGTCCCACGCCTGTCCTCGGTCACGCAGCTGACTGTACCGGCAATCTCGTCATATTGACGAGAACTGGTCTGCCTCGTTATCGTCACTTCGACGAGATCGAGCGGCACTCGGGCTGGCCAGCAGCGACACAGACGGCCAGGCCGGCCACGAGCACCGCGAAGACAAGGAGATCCCCATGGCGGACATCAGCCGCGCCCTGTTCCTGCGTCACCTGCGGGGCACCCCGACCGCCTACGTCCGTCACCTGCGCGGCGGGCGGGCCCGGCACGAAGGGGTCGGCCTCACCTTCTGGTACCAGCCGCGCACCGCCGTGATCAGCGAGGTTCCGGTGGACGACCGGGAGCTCCCGCTGCTCTTCCACGCCCGCACGGCCGACTTCCAGGACGTCGCCGTGCAGGCCACCGTCACCTACCGGGTGGCGGAGCCCACGCTGGCCGTCCTCCGCCTCGACTTCGGCATCGACCCGGAGACCGGCGCCTGGCGCACGAACCCGCTGGAGCAGCTCGGCGGCCTGATCGTCGAGACCGCCCAGCAGCACGCCTTCGAACTGCTGGCCCGCACCACGCTGACGAACGCGCTGGTCGACGGAGTGCCGGCCGTCCGGGAACGCATCGCGACCGGGCTCGAGGGCGACCAGCGGCTGGCCGAGACCGGGGTCGCGGTCGTCGGGGTCCGCGTCATCGCGATCCGCCCCGAACCGGAGCTGGAGAAGGCGCTGCGCACGCCCACCCGGGAGCAGGTGCAGACCGAGGCCGACCGGGCGACCTACGGCCGGCGCGCCCGGGCCGTCGAGCAGGAGCGCCGCATCGCCGAGAACGAGATGCAGAACCAGATCGAGCTCGCCCGCCGGGAGGAGGAACTGGTCGCCCAGCGCGGCACCAACGACCGGCGGACCGCGACGGAGAAGGCGGCGGCGGCTCGGATCGCGGTGGAGGCCCAGGCCGAGAACGCCCGCCTCACCGCGGCCGGCGCCGCCGAGGCGACCAGGCTGGCCGCCGCCGCCCGCGCCGAGGAGATCGAGCGGGTCGGAGCCGCGGAGGGCGCCGCGGAACGGGCCCGGGTCGAAGCCCTGCGCGACCTGGACAACCGGGCGGCGATGACGCTGGCCGTGCGTGACCTGGCCGGCAGTCTCCCCGACATCCAGGCACTGACCATCACTCCGGACGTCCTGAGCGAGCTGCTGACCCGGCTCGCCGGTGCGGCCCGGACGGGCGGCGCGACCCACACCGGCGGTGCCTGATGGCCGCGCTCGCCCCGCGGGTCGTCCTGGTCCATCGGCGCACCGAGTACGCCGAGCTGCTAGATCGGCACGGTACCGCCGGGCAGGCCGCGTTCTTCCTGGCCAGCCGGGGGCGGGACCTCGCCGAGGTGCGGGCACGTGACGCCGCGGTGACGGCGGCCCGCCGGGCGGCGATCGCCGCCGTCCCCGCCGACTGGCGCCACGGTGAGGTGGAACGCTCCGATCTCGACCGCTTCCTGTTCGCCCCCGACGACCTGATCGTCTGCGTCGGCCAGGACGGGCTGGTCGCCAACGTGGCCAAGTACCTCGACGGGCAACCGGTCATCGGCATCGACCCGGAACCCGGGCGCAACCCCGGGGTGCTGGCCCGGCACTCGGTCGGCCAGCTCGCGGCCCTGCTCCAGACCACTGCGGCAGGCACGTCAGGCGGGGCTCCGGCCCAGGCCCGGACCCCGTCGGCCCGGACGGTGACCATGGTCGAGGCCAGGTCCGACGACGGCCAGCGGCTGCTCGCCCTCAACGAGATCTATGTCGGCCACGCCTCCCACCAGACCGCCCGCTACGAGCTCGCCGCCCCCGACCACACCGGAGCCGTCCGCTTCGAGCGGCAGGCGTCATCCGGGCTGCTGGTCGGGACGGGAACAGGCTGCGGCGGCTGGTGCCAGTCGGTGTGGCGCCAGCGCGGCAGCCAGCTGGCCCTGCCGCACCCCGAATTCCCCGGTCTGGTCTGGTTCGTGCGGGAAGCCTGGCCGTCACCGACCACCGGCGCCACCATGGTCGAAGGCCTGCTCCCCGCATCGGCCAACATCGAGCTACGCGCCGAGTCCGAACGCCTGGTCGTCTTCGGCGACGGCATCGAATCCGACACGATCACCCTCACCTGGGGCCAGCGGCTGTCGGTCGGCGTCGCCGAGCACCGGCTCCGCCTCCTGTAACACCGGCCTGAGGATCGGGCTGACGTCGGCCCCCTCGGTCCCGTCGGCCCCTGAGCCGACCTGGTGAGGCACGGCGACCGCGTCAGCCTCCCGGAGCGTGAGATCCAGCGCCTGGCGCAGGCTGGCGTTCTCCTCCCGCAGCCGGCGCAGCTCCGTGAGATCCACATGGTCCCGGCGGGGGTCCTGGCTGCGTACCAGCTCGGCCTGGCGCACCCAGCCACGTAACGTCTCCGCGCTCACCCCCAGCTCCGCGGCAACGATCTTGATCGCCTGCCAGCCGGATCGCTGGCCCGGCCGAATGCGGGCGACCCTGGCAACGGCGAGGGCGCGAATTTGCGGTGAATATCTGGTCGGGCGGGCCATGGTCAGGTGGCTCCTACGGCAGATAAAGAAGGACGTCCGCAAACCCGGGTACAGCCCCCCGAGAAATTGGCTGCAGCCTTCGGAACAGCCGGAACAATCACCGGACATTCCTTGGGCATCGGCGGTGCGGGTACACCTGCGCCCGGCCGCCTCGACCACCGCTCGCGCGCCGGCGGGCGAACCGTGGAAGAACCAACAATGCAAGCCACCCCACGCTGGACGCACTTGCCAAACAAAAGCTCCGGTCAAGGACTATGACAGACTTCACGCCTGCTGTCAGCAAGTCGCTTCGAATTCATCGCCTCCCCCGGACACCCGAGCCCCGCATGACGAAAACCCGCAGGTCAGCTGCCACCGCCCCGGGCCAGATCTCACCTGGCGGGAGAGTCGGAAACATCCGCGCCCTGGTCCGAGGAGGGCCAGGGGGCGACAAACCGCTGCCTACGCTAGGGTTCGCCGACAGCCTCCGCCTCGCCCGAGTCGCCGGACACCTCAATGTTTCC
The genomic region above belongs to Parafrankia irregularis and contains:
- a CDS encoding FkbM family methyltransferase, with protein sequence MNVASVVAGLIPDRAFGDAIALAHRRFEPVLGQVRSLVAPGQTVVDVGGWYGPWTFWLSRIAQTVVTVEPNPELAAFIARVASPNVTVIAKAASDEAGTAKLSLPEGGRGTEGRASLGPLPGGRSITVETFRLDSLELDDVGLVKIDVEGHELAALRGAEGIIRKWRPNLLVEIEEARSPAAPTLEYLHDLGYKGLVLVNGRWIPLAEFDLLGHQKAMSGQAEHGYLRAVIDGSGAKFVNNILFRYARGRSDD
- a CDS encoding NUDIX hydrolase; protein product: MTVDGYAPYGVTADLVILTIRADQLCVLLVRRALEPFAGALALPGGFVRPDETLGAAARRELAEETGLRLDEPAPAERGFAQAERGAGTARATSAPAVVGVGSAGWPGAHLEQLAAYGAVDRDPRARVVTIAFLALAPDLPEPRSGTDAAAAEFVPVAAVAGAERVTRGGVGEGGVGEGEVDGAGLAFDHGAILADGLERARSKLEYTTLATAFCPVEFTVAELRRVYEIVWGAPLDPRNFHRKVTGTRGFLEPVGRSTTRDGGRPAALYRRGPAEVLYPAIRRPPAGD
- a CDS encoding SPFH domain-containing protein, translating into MADISRALFLRHLRGTPTAYVRHLRGGRARHEGVGLTFWYQPRTAVISEVPVDDRELPLLFHARTADFQDVAVQATVTYRVAEPTLAVLRLDFGIDPETGAWRTNPLEQLGGLIVETAQQHAFELLARTTLTNALVDGVPAVRERIATGLEGDQRLAETGVAVVGVRVIAIRPEPELEKALRTPTREQVQTEADRATYGRRARAVEQERRIAENEMQNQIELARREEELVAQRGTNDRRTATEKAAAARIAVEAQAENARLTAAGAAEATRLAAAARAEEIERVGAAEGAAERARVEALRDLDNRAAMTLAVRDLAGSLPDIQALTITPDVLSELLTRLAGAARTGGATHTGGA